A region of Phytohabitans rumicis DNA encodes the following proteins:
- a CDS encoding NAD(P)H-binding protein has product MILVTGATGTVGREVVKQLVEAGQDVRALTRDPGRDAGLGAEVKVVGGDLGRPETLPAAVAGVDKVFLLSGGGPETPLHDANLALAANEANVSHIVKLSIIGAEYGFDDLVSTWHLAGERTLRQLAARPDGPAWTFIRPGEFMSNARLWAAPIKSRGMVFWSQVEPKVAVIDPRDVAAVAVTALTSPGHESQTYRISGPEALSVPERVEKLGKALGKPLQLVEVPIADARDAAARAGRQPLVVETTLGNLGREEFRRHAANPLPTFEQLVGRRPGTFDEWVNDHLDIFR; this is encoded by the coding sequence GTGATCCTGGTGACCGGAGCGACCGGAACGGTCGGTCGAGAGGTAGTCAAGCAACTCGTCGAGGCGGGCCAGGACGTCCGGGCGCTGACCCGTGACCCCGGCCGCGACGCCGGGTTGGGCGCCGAGGTCAAGGTGGTGGGCGGCGACCTGGGACGGCCGGAGACGCTGCCCGCGGCAGTGGCCGGAGTGGACAAGGTGTTCCTGCTCTCCGGTGGCGGACCGGAGACACCACTGCACGACGCCAACCTCGCGCTGGCCGCGAACGAGGCGAACGTCTCGCACATCGTCAAGCTGTCCATCATCGGCGCCGAGTACGGGTTCGACGATCTGGTCAGCACTTGGCACCTGGCCGGCGAGCGGACGCTGCGGCAGCTCGCCGCCCGGCCCGACGGTCCAGCGTGGACGTTCATCCGGCCGGGCGAGTTCATGTCGAACGCCCGCCTCTGGGCGGCGCCGATCAAGAGCCGCGGGATGGTCTTCTGGTCCCAAGTGGAGCCGAAAGTGGCGGTCATCGACCCGCGCGACGTCGCCGCGGTGGCGGTCACCGCGTTGACCTCACCCGGGCACGAGTCCCAGACCTACCGGATCAGCGGGCCCGAGGCGCTCAGCGTGCCGGAGCGGGTGGAGAAGCTCGGCAAGGCCCTCGGCAAGCCGCTGCAGCTCGTCGAGGTGCCCATCGCGGACGCCCGGGACGCCGCGGCGCGCGCCGGCCGGCAGCCGCTGGTGGTCGAGACGACGCTGGGCAACCTGGGCCGGGAGGAGTTCCGCCGGCACGCGGCCAACCCGCTGCCCACGTTCGAGCAATTGGTCGGCCGCCGCCCGGGGACGTTCGACGAATGGGTGAACGACCATCTCGACATCTTCCGCTGA
- the tpx gene encoding thiol peroxidase has protein sequence MTIAVERAGVVTFRGRPVTLIGTEVSVGDRAPDFVVVGNDFAPVTLAASAGTVRILSVVPSLDTEVCDRQTRRFNEEAAGMAGVPVLTISVDLPFAQRRWCGAADLDNVVTLSDHRELSFGLAYGVVISEFRLLARAVFVVDANDRIAYAQYVPEVGEHPDYPAALSAAGLAAAAQNATR, from the coding sequence AGCGCGCCGGTGTGGTGACCTTCCGGGGGCGGCCGGTCACGCTGATCGGCACCGAAGTCAGCGTGGGTGACCGGGCGCCCGACTTCGTCGTGGTGGGAAACGACTTCGCCCCGGTGACGCTGGCCGCGTCCGCCGGCACCGTGCGCATCCTTTCGGTGGTGCCTTCCCTGGACACCGAGGTGTGCGACCGGCAGACCCGCCGGTTCAACGAAGAGGCCGCCGGCATGGCCGGTGTGCCGGTGCTGACCATCTCGGTCGACCTGCCCTTCGCGCAGCGCCGCTGGTGCGGTGCTGCCGACCTGGACAATGTGGTCACCCTCTCCGATCACCGCGAGCTGTCCTTCGGGCTGGCCTATGGCGTGGTGATTTCGGAGTTCCGGTTGCTGGCCCGCGCCGTCTTCGTGGTCGACGCGAATGACCGGATCGCGTACGCCCAGTACGTGCCCGAGGTGGGCGAGCATCCGGACTACCCGGCCGCGCTGTCCGCGGCCGGCCTGGCCGCGGCCGCGCAGAACGCGACCCGATAG
- a CDS encoding SDR family NAD(P)-dependent oxidoreductase, with protein sequence MRFTDKVALVTGGGTGIGKAAALAFADEGATVLVTGFDEEPLRETVKEIEANGGGASWMVADVRQEAEARSLVATTVDRHGGLDIAFNNAGLMVGGQVADLNLEQWSTALSVATGTWLSMKHEIAHMREHGGGVIVNMSSLIGPHRAIPGTGAYGAAKAAISALTRTAAVENIGRGIRINALSPGPVAGPFSLIRGETPDQQAQRMKTTLPIGRVASLAEVTGTVLWLASPDSGFVVGADIVIDGGATA encoded by the coding sequence ATGCGCTTTACCGACAAGGTGGCCCTGGTCACCGGCGGCGGCACCGGCATCGGCAAGGCGGCCGCGCTCGCCTTCGCGGATGAGGGCGCCACCGTCCTCGTCACCGGGTTCGACGAGGAACCGTTGCGGGAGACGGTCAAGGAGATCGAAGCAAACGGCGGCGGGGCCAGCTGGATGGTCGCGGACGTCCGTCAGGAGGCCGAGGCGCGGAGCCTGGTGGCCACCACTGTGGACCGGCACGGCGGGCTGGACATCGCGTTCAACAACGCCGGGCTCATGGTCGGCGGTCAGGTCGCCGACCTGAACCTGGAGCAGTGGTCGACCGCGCTGTCGGTGGCGACCGGCACGTGGCTGTCGATGAAGCACGAGATCGCCCACATGCGCGAGCACGGTGGCGGCGTCATCGTCAACATGTCCTCGCTCATCGGCCCCCACCGGGCCATCCCCGGGACCGGCGCGTACGGCGCGGCCAAGGCTGCGATCAGCGCGCTGACCCGGACCGCCGCGGTGGAGAACATCGGCCGGGGTATCCGGATCAACGCGCTCAGCCCCGGGCCGGTGGCCGGCCCGTTCTCGCTGATCCGCGGCGAGACACCGGACCAGCAGGCGCAACGGATGAAAACGACGCTGCCGATCGGGCGGGTGGCCAGCCTGGCCGAGGTGACCGGCACCGTGCTGTGGCTCGCGTCGCCCGACTCCGGGTTCGTCGTCGGCGCCGATATCGTCATCGACGGCGGCGCCACCGCCTGA